The following DNA comes from Papaver somniferum cultivar HN1 chromosome 4, ASM357369v1, whole genome shotgun sequence.
CCATTAGTTGTAATCTGTTCGGAATCGAGTTCTGAGAAACTGCCTCTCTCAAAGAACGTAGAGTGTAATGACCTAACGACTTGTTCTGCTTCGCTATCGTTTACTATCAATGAAATGTTCACCTGATAAATATATCAAAACACATATTAACTTAAAATCCTATAACTTAAAATCCTATATATCACGTGCTCAACATAATACACAAAAATACAGCACGAGGACAATCAGGATAAAACCTTGGACGCTCCCTGAGAGATCATCTGGACATTAACTCCATGAGTTCGAAGAACATTGAACGCCTGCATTGATATTCTCATGTATTAGACTGAATAGGGAACTTTAGTGGGCAATGAAATACTGCAATTACCCATAAAACTATTGGATGTTGCTTGTTTTCTAGAAATTGAACAATAGTCAAATACGTTAAAAAACTATCCTCTCACCTTCTCTAATATCAGTGATGATCGCTGCACATTTCCAATTAGAGAGATGATGGATCTGTGTTGAAGGAGATTTACAACTGCAATTTTCTCAAGCTCCTCAACCACATGGTCAAGTTCCTATACCAAGATGCCAAAATTTCCAATCAGCTAAAGAAACACAGATGTGTTGACATAACTACATAACTCTAACTTGAACAAAAAGAGAGCGCTTCttaactaaaaaataaaaaagagaggaaataatattataaagaaCCTGTATATGAAGTCTTCGAGTCTTaggaaaatcataagagaaaaacatATCTTTCTGGAAGTAAAGCATGAATTCTTCCAATGCAAGACGTACTTGAGACTGTAgcatgaaataaaaaaaatttagagaTCATACGCTTGCCTGCTGAATCAGTTCTCTACTCCAAAGCTTTGAGGGATCCAAAGTCAAAGATATACTGACTTCACTTGTTGCAACCACATCAACTGAGATGCCCAAATCTTCAAATATTTCAAAAACCTTAGCAAGAAAACCAAACTGACCCAGCATTCGAGTGCTGACGATATCCAGCATGGTAACATTTCTCTTCAACACAATGCTGGTTAATACAGCCTGAGATGGCAAAACAAAATTTTAAATTTCTAATGTTTACGCGGTATCAAAAATTACTTTCAAGTTGATAATCCAATACTTAAATTCAATACTACTCACCTCACTCATATCTCTGCACCTCGTTATGAAAGTACCTGGAGCTTTAGGGTTGTAAGAATTCTTTACTCTAACAGGAATGTCTCCCTCTCTAGCTGGTCTCATGGATTGAGGGTGCAGGACCTGCAATATAACAAAAGCAGTTTATTGCACATGTCATATTTATATATCTATCTGTTGTCCCAAATGAATTTGTGTTACTACCATTTACAGGTCCACAAACCAGATGGATTTGGGAGTAATCACAAATCAATATAAAGGGACAAGCCTGATCTCATTTAAAGAGGTTAGTTAGTTAGAGTTGAGTGTAAACACATATAACCTGAACCATTCATATCTACAACATTCATGTTaagaaggcaaaaaaaaaaaagaaaaagaaaaagaaaaaaagagaatcaAGCATTACTTGTGCACCAAAATAGGCAAGTTCAGCCGCTTCATCAAACGTTAGATATGGCACAGGCATTGCACCTGAATAGATATTGGGATCACATGTTAATACTCCATCAACATCCTTCCACACCTGTCAAATGATTACGCAGGAGTCAGCTATGATCATATACAGGCATAATAGTTACTACCATGTGTGTGTATGAGTGTAAGAGTAAACAAGTTTGTACTGTATATGCAGTCTGGATTCTAAGGAACTTAAACTATACCTGAATCTCTCGCAAGCCTAACGCTTTACCAATTGTTGTGGCAGTCAAGTCACTACCTCCCCTCCCTAAAGTAGTTACTGCACAAGTTTTCCATCCCTGTAATCAGGTGTAAAGAAACCATGTTAATGAACAGAAGCCAAGATCATAGTACAGAAGTACATGTATATAGCTAAATTTAAGACCTTTCCAAGGAAGCCTGTAACAATAGGAATTGCAGACTCTTTCATCCAATCACCATGTAATCTCTTTGCAACAGCAGGATAGGTTGCTTCTAAGATGTCTGCGTTTGTGAATTCGTCCGTGGTTATAAAACCAATTTCAAATGCATCATACTGCAAAGTAAAGCAATAGGAAGTGGCAAAGTTAGCGCAGTCATAATTGTCAAATTTAAGATACAACTCAAAAGAAACTAACTGGCATATATAAAAATTTCTGTAACCAAGTGTACTGATGATAAGAGATAACATACTTGGCGAGCTTTAACACCAATTTTATTCATATAAGCTGCAAATATTCTAGTAGACATGCATTCCCCAAAAGAAACAATATAATCTTTTGTGCGAGGAGTGAGCTCTTTCATCATAGCAATACCCTTGAGAAGCTGCTCCAGTTCTTCTAGGTGAACTACAAAATGTTCACAGAAGTAATTTATGTATAGGTTAAAAGTTGGAACCATTAGTA
Coding sequences within:
- the LOC113271586 gene encoding aspartokinase 2, chloroplastic-like isoform X1, which codes for MAASLQFNNGIRTAYCGYQFRRNSLLIERNQQLKFPLSISSISGLVCARIEGSCSRDSRNRGLKISCDKSNADDTTNGSPGDTGEQLLTCVMKFGGSSVASAERMREVAELIRSFPEERPVIVLSAMGKTTNKLLQAGEKAVSCGVIHASEIKELEFIKDLHYRTVDELGVDKSVIAVHLEELEQLLKGIAMMKELTPRTKDYIVSFGECMSTRIFAAYMNKIGVKARQYDAFEIGFITTDEFTNADILEATYPAVAKRLHGDWMKESAIPIVTGFLGKGWKTCAVTTLGRGGSDLTATTIGKALGLREIQVWKDVDGVLTCDPNIYSGAMPVPYLTFDEAAELAYFGAQVLHPQSMRPAREGDIPVRVKNSYNPKAPGTFITRCRDMSEAVLTSIVLKRNVTMLDIVSTRMLGQFGFLAKVFEIFEDLGISVDVVATSEVSISLTLDPSKLWSRELIQQASELDHVVEELEKIAVVNLLQHRSIISLIGNVQRSSLILEKAFNVLRTHGVNVQMISQGASKVNISLIVNDSEAEQVVRSLHSTFFERGSFSELDSEQITTNGSVVSTPIISSLN
- the LOC113271586 gene encoding aspartokinase 2, chloroplastic-like isoform X2, with the protein product MAASLQFNNGIRTAYCGYQFRRNSLLIERNQQLKFPLSISSISGLVCARIEGSCSRDSRNRGLKISCDKSNADDTTNGSPGDTGEQLLTCVMKFGGSSVASAERMREVAELIRSFPEERPVIVLSAMGKTTNKLLQAGEKAVSCGVIHASEIKELEFIKDLHYRTVDELGVDKSVIAVHLEELEQLLKGIAMMKELTPRTKDYIVSFGECMSTRIFAAYMNKIGVKARQYDAFEIGFITTDEFTNADILEATYPAVAKRLHGDWMKESAIPIVTGFLGKGWKTCAVTTLGRGGSDLTATTIGKALGLREIQVWKDVDGVLTCDPNIYSGAMPVPYLTFDEAAELAYFGAQVLHPQSMRPAREGDIPVRVKNSYNPKAPGTFITRCRDMSEAVLTSIVLKRNVTMLDIVSTRMLGQFGFLAKVFEIFEDLGISVDVVATSEVSISLTLDPSKLWSRELIQQELDHVVEELEKIAVVNLLQHRSIISLIGNVQRSSLILEKAFNVLRTHGVNVQMISQGASKVNISLIVNDSEAEQVVRSLHSTFFERGSFSELDSEQITTNGSVVSTPIISSLN